The Mugil cephalus isolate CIBA_MC_2020 chromosome 8, CIBA_Mcephalus_1.1, whole genome shotgun sequence genome segment TGTGCTCTCAACCCTTAGGCGAGTGCAGCTGTCTGGCAGAGGGTGGAAATGTTAGGACTGAGtgattgtttctctctctctctgcgtggCTCTGAACACAAGGAcatgaagggagggaggaggaagatggggCGAGGTGGGGAAATGAAGATGCTTTCTCAAGGCTTCCATGCCACACCCACTGATGTTTGCTAATGTGTTCAGCTTTGACTGTGGTGGTATTTGATAGGATGCTGCTATTTTGTAACAGTTTGTAAAGTCTTCAAATTTGAAAAACATCTGTGTAGATGACGAATATTTCCACGTCCAAATATGTCCAAGTAAATTTACATCATACAGTGTAGATTGAATTAGTGGATATTGGATTagtgttcatttatttgtctgtttttgaacaTGTCTCATTCTGGGCTCTAAATCAATAGCCTCATTTAACTGATTGTTAATTACAGCACCCCATTATAGCACTTAGCCTTTCTCTACCACAGTCTCATTGTAGCATCGGCCCAGGCTGATTAATAATGATATCCTGTTCACCCACTGTGCATATCATTAGATGCGCAtgttcacttttttattatcaacAAAGGGGGTTGATGTTTTTGCTCTTGTAGGCTAGTTGAAGAAGCAAATGTCCTTTATTGTGGACTGAGTTATCCAATAGTGATTATTTCAATCTGTCATCTAAAGCCGACTGTGTTGGCTGCTTTGCAGAAGAGCAaagttggagcctatcccaagGCCCAGATGTTTTAAAGAGTGAGAATTAACAGACTGTCTGCCAGATGGGCTGCCTTTTGTTTATGGGcttcgttctctctctctctcttttgtctgCCCCTTCTCCTTTCCTGTCATCTCTCTCTGGACTTTGCAAGGCATCCTAACACAATCCATCATGGCGTCAGCAAACGTTACACTGGAAAATCAGCTGCAGAGTGCACAGAAGAAcctgctcttcctccagcaGGACCATGCCAACACACTGAAGGGGCTGCACGCAGAGATACGCAGATTGCAGCAGCAATGCACAGGTGAGGACAGCCACAAGTAGCTTCTTGTAGCATCTTGtatagaacatgtagaacagAGAAAACTGTGTGTTGATTATAATGTGAGTGTGCTTGAATCCATAGCAGGGCCAAATGGAAAATCTGATGAAAGATACTGTTGTGCCACTACTAAACCTTTCAGGGAGCCTGATGGGAACCCTACACATTAGTGAGTGCAACTTGCACTGTAGTGATACAAAACCTGGATCGATCGTTCTGGCAATAGATATGCTGTACTCTGCCACATCAGGAGGCGTATAAAGACAGTCGacacaggagaaacaggagACTGTGATTCGGCCTTGATTTCCTGTATCCTTAGCTAACCTGTTTACTAAAGCACACACGGAACTTTCACTAATCTTATTAAATGAATACTCGGCCATATGGAAAGCACTGACTTGCATTCTCCAAACATCCTATTCCTCTAGTTAGTCAGTGTGAGGGGCGTGTTGTTTGATAGCTGCACAGTCATGTGAGAtaccctcttcttttttttccgcaGACCTGACATATGAGCTGACTGTGAGAAGCTCTGATCCCTCAGGTAAGCCTGCATCATATtgtacagcacacacacacacacacacacacatcagtttTAACCCTGGCATTCAATGTCTGGTGTCATTAGTTACAATCAATATTAATCTGTCAGTAAAATGTAATCACCACTATAGTTTTTGGTCAGTGTAAGGCCTTAACATTATCTAAGAAGTTAAATAAGCTGCTGTGCTGTTTCAAATGATacttaattaaacattttatataatTGCTTCTGGTTTGATGAAGGATATTCTATTTCAGTAATATCTGAGAGTAATGATTCTAACTGTGAAAGTGCACAGGAGCAACACACAAAACTCTCCAAAAGTCACGCCTATAAATCGGCGATTTCTGTTGAAATAAAGTCTGTGTCGGCGGACAGGCCTGAGAGCAGAGGGATTTCTGTTCCCTGGTAACAAAGTCCCACCCAGGAAGCATTGCACTGTGGGACTCCCTGCTGTTCATTAGAGCTCCCAGTGCTCATTGCTAAACGACCCTCCCCCCACAGAACCATGACCGTGACATAAAGTCACATCACTGGCCTAATTCACACCCAGCTCCACAGTACCGGCAAGGAAGTCCCTGGTAGGAAGAAtacagtttcattcattaacagAACACTGATGACCACACCCCTGAGTTAAACCGAACAGGAGGCATGTTGTATGTCAGCAGGATCACAGTGGTTTTTTTGTCACGGGTGGCCTAGATCAATATTGTTAAAGCACAATGATGTTAGCGTGGGACATCTCAGAGATTGGAGTGCAGGAAATGAGATTATCTGTCACAGCCCTAATGCACGGCCTGCAACCTGCTCAGTGCAGCAGGGCTCAGCTGTTCCAGCTGGGGTGAAAATGTACCAACCCTCCCCTCAGAAAATAAAGGCAATGCAGGACTCACGTCAAAGTTTAGAAAATGTAGAATGTAGAAgacacttggaaaaaaaagttcctaCACTAACATGTTCAAAATGAATACACAGTTGTATTTTATACATGTAAAACGTGTCTGTATAGGTTAGAACAGGGTGGGGCAGGACAGGGTGGGGCCTGCAGTGATGGAGGTCAGAGAAGAGCGTTGCCCTTGCTGTCTACCAGAGCTGTAATGTGAGACTGGAGCTCTCTGCACATGAGTCTCCATAGGATCATACTGACTCTGAGTGCTTATAGCTAGTGTCTGCACTTCACTAATGGTTAGTCTACTTTTGTGATATGTGTGAGTTTTTTCTCTTGAACCCTATTCACACGGTATCAGTTTTACCTGGTGACCTCCAGTAATTTCTAACGATGACgaaggtcgtctgtgatcttaatcccgtgcgAATCATCCATGTCCGTGATTTTTGAAGTAGAAATTACACCTCAAATTACCTACCACAATTCTCGTAACACTTAGGTCCTCTGATCAtactaatccagtgcgaatcgACATTTCTGTGAattaggggtgagtttttacttttttgcgACTTTTGTTGATTTGCggcttttttctgtctcttgtcacctaagaattatgaaggatgtgctataattcaaagtttggacagatgttagtcGAGTTGTCACTGAACTATTCACTCGTTTAGACGGGTGAAacaattaaatcaatcattaatgtgtttttctgcaaaagtGGAGCTGATATTAATACTGTGaggttgttggtaatttcttccccgggataaaaAGTatcaataatatatttttatcgtccagtataatttacaaagtaattaaaactgtctctgacgcGCAGTGAAGTGAGGCTGAAAGTAGCAGAGACATAACAACAGATcgtgaatttgagtaaaacacagagtttgtttatctcgtgagaatgcgccacatgaaacacagacgtagggtaatatttgaatcacaggacgtcctcaggtaaaactaatcccgtgtgaatagggctttagttatttttttgcacatatcTGTAACGGCAGCCCTTCTGTTTTATCGTGTGTGCAGACAGCGGCGAGATCCGATGCAGGGAACTGCAAAGGAGATGTGAAGAGCTGGAAGCCcagctgaagaagaaggaggaagagaacacGGAGCTTCTCAGGGACCTGGAGCAAAAGAACGCCATGATTTCCGTCCTAGAAAACACCAtcaaagagagggagaagaagtaCCTGGAGGAGCTCAAGATGAAGAGCCACAAGCTGGCTGTTTTGTCAGGGGAGCTGGAGCAGAGAGCGAGCACCATTGCTTACCTCACATCGCAACTTCACGCCACGAAGAAAAAGCTGCTGGCTGGGAGTTCCTCGGAGGCCAGCCCTAACGTCAGTCCGGTCTCCTCGTACAAGCCCTCACCTCCGCCCGCCAAAGACAGGCAGCCTGAAACCCCGCGCCGCCGCATGAAGAAGAGCCTCTCCCAGCCTCTCCACCCGGAGCTGACGGAGGTGTACCGCCTCGGTGCGGACGGCAGGCGGCTGGTCCTGAGGGAGACGGTCGACGCCATGCCCGACCCCACGCCCTTCCTGCAGGCAGGCAGAGATTCCCCCGAGCCTCAGGTGGTGCGTGAACGGCCTGCAGTAATCCCTCCCATCGCCTCCGAGCGCTCCCCCGTCCACGCTCTGGGTGCCACGGCCAGCCCCCGTCACAGCCCCGCTCGGGACCGTCAGTACAGGGCTCACGTGGGCGTGGCGCACCGCATCCCGCACGGCACCCCTCCCCTAGACCCGCCGCAAGCGGAGCTGGAGACGCTGGCCGTGGACCAGGTCAACGACGAGAAGGTCGTGCGGAAGCGCTCAGGAACTGACAGAACAGTTTAACTGCTGCAATGCTAACACGCacataaacgcacacacatctaCTGTATACACAGCTCACTGCAAGAACTGGAAGGAGCCTGACCCACTGTGTAGCCTGCTTTTTACGCAACActgcaatgtaaaaaaaaaaaaaataagaacatatAACCTTTTTGTGGTGTTCCATGAAGACTTTTTGATTTTCTTAATATACTGGAGAAGAAGACTACTTTAAAGCATGccaaatgtttctcatttacaTCCCAATGACATCTTAACTTTTTTGCTTagactttgttttattttatgtggtGCATACGACAAGTTCTCCGCCAAATATCTGTATCAGTGCCTGCTCAACCTGCTCATAGTGTAGCATTGGCTAGTTAGTTATCTTTACATGTCTCCGTGCTCCATCTCCTCAAAAAACAGTCTGGACATATCACATATTACGAGATGTCTGTAGCCGCATAGGATAGAACTGAAATTATTAAACTAATACTCCTTGAATGCCTTTCACCTGCTTGTTATatcagtataataataaaactgtaggTATGAGCTGCACAGTGCGCAACAGAAATTTGCCGGTTATCAACGTGAACGCTGCAATTTTCACCTTTTATTTTGCtgactgggaaaaaaacagcaggggTGTACGTGTTCAAATGCAGCGTGAGACGACAATGGGACGTGCATTTGCGTGAGTGAGACGGacaaagagagagtgtgtttcTGAGAGACGGCGAAGGCCACAGAGAGAGTTTGGTTTCAACAACACCCACTGACGTCAATTGTGATACAAGGGCATTCTTGCAAACAACGGCTGCACTAGGATTTGGTGATATTATTAACTGTACTTTATAAAGGCTGTAAATTTGTAAtgggattcttttttttttttaatttattgtttaatgTAGAGCACAGTAGAAAACACCTCAGATACTCATATTAGTCATGATGCCACCACCACGCTGGTAACTGAAATCACTTAATAACCTGCTTTTCACTCTAAGATCACTTGTCCTTGAAGTATACAAATCAATACAATAAAGCACTGTTTGGTTACTGGGTTTcctttcatattattattatatataattatatatgctctatatttaaattgtatatattgtgtgaCAAATTAAAGGGAAATACAGTATGAAGTGTGGTAACAAGGTGATGGGCCACCACAACAACTTGAGTGTTACTCTTTCAGAAAAGATTGTCGATGCTTTTGCGGTTTGATGACAGCTATGAAGAGTAAGCCCTAAGTTTAAGCTTATGATTCTTATCATTTTTAAGTCGCACTGTCCTATGCAGTGAAATCCTTAGGATCTTGAGAAATCCTTCTCAAGGAACTATGCCTGTGAAGATACTCAGGTTATCCAGCATCATTTATTcctaaagcacattttaaaaccataAATGTTTAACAAAATAAGCTGAAGCTAATGAAAATGGACTTGTTGAGTTACctttcagttctaaatgacttgTGGGGACATGAGGGTTCAACTCTGTGGGTGGTGCCAACCTGAAAATCACATGACCAGGGTCTGTTAACAACCCAATACTCAAAACTAAGTAAGGGAAtttgttcagattaacctgggtgatgtcctgtttttattcacaaTTAGCGGCACCCTAACAACCAATCAACAGGCAGAAGCTCCAGAATCAAGTTACGATGGAGGTGAAATCTGTGAGGAGCTAATGATGATAAGAGTGTGTTGTAGGTGGCTAGTAAATAGTGTCTCAGGCCACCTCCCTTATTCagagatggcttcctttactcttTCAAACCATCCATCTCTCTTTCCTAAAGAGCCCTGACCTTTGACTAGGCCTGGTTTTGTTTCCCAAGTGGACAGACTCGTACGTGTATGTGAGTCATGTGAGTTTCGAGCTGGCACCACCACAGATGATTCAAATAAACATCCCAATGATCATTTAGAGATGAAGCAGCTGCTTGGATGGTGAACCGTCTTCAATAAATCTCACCAAGTCCACTTGcctttgttttacatttaaatattccaGAAAGATAAACAATTACCATTTTGCACAAACAACTATACAGGCTCAATATGAACATAATTCACAGTCTTACAGACAGACCCCAAAGCTGCACTGTCCTCGTCAATGGTAGAAAGAGGTGGCGTCACAAACCGACCTGTTTATGTAGTTCACCAACTAACCACTAGATGTCCTCATAGTGTTAAATACTAACGTTCAGCATGAGACATCGCCTCAAGAAACGGTCAGTGATATTAGCATTATAAAAAGTAAAGTACATTACTAGTCTCCATAGTTATAGAGGATGTGGCATTACTTCGGACTTAAATTTTTTCCCAGGACTCCACACAAAGAGACAGTAGTGATAcaattacaaatacaaacaatcTACAGTTTATGTCCCAGGGTAAATGCATATTGAAGTTCATTTAATAAATTGTGTAATTTGTGGACTGTTAACAGTGGAAAGGCACATGGTGTCCATGGTTCTTCAGATCACACTTGAATAAAATGTCTCTATTAAATTCATTACTCAAAGACACCTTTATCATATAAGGCTGTTAAATGTTTAAGTAAAAGATTTGATCGGATCACCAAGTCCATGACAGTGAGCGTGTGGTCGATGAACATACAGCATAAGCCTCCAAAATATCTCAATCACAAAATTCAGATAGACCGAGGATTCTCTCTTGATGCAGGTCCCTTGTGTTTCCAGTGAGTCGTTGCTTGCAGTCACTGGTATAGGTAAATCAATATGACTCTCTGTAGAAGGTCGGAAACTATGTTCCCAACTCTGGAACAAGTATGAAACATGTAAAGTGTGTGCATTAGTGCATTAGTGCATCAACTCCTCTACTCATCTCTGCTTGAAACATGGCGACGGACGCTGACATAAAAGTACAACTTCCAGCAggtgattaaaataaattttatttcgAGAAACATATTTGGTTAAACTCACTTAAGGTAGACGTCTCGGTCCTCTCAGGTACGATGCAGTGAgagtatatatatttaacctCTGTACTAAATCATTTGGCAAAACATTCTCTGTAGGTTCAGCTCTGAAGGACACTTATTACACGTCACAGGAACTGCCATTTACAGACATTAACGAACACACAATAAACCACAAATAACGTTCTATTACTCTTgttgaaaacagcacaaaattaAAAGCAGTCTTAGTGGTGAAATATCAAACTGCATATTTCAAAGGGTTAAAACGTTCACTTAATTTGAGGAGCTCTGGATCCTGACTGACGAGAAACAGATCTGAAAGCTTTCAAGTTAAAAAAACGTAGATTCATTTTcaagggggaaataaaaaaattaaaatgagaacTTTCTGTCATGCCAAAACATAGTAAAGGAACTCCTGTTTTATTAAATGGAGGAAAGTGCCTAGATTTGAACCTGAACCCTCTAACTGTTATTTAACTCGCATATTCTAGTTTGTCTTGATATGTTGATGAAGCCTCTCAAACTTGCCGCGTCTTCCTCGTGCCATCACAGTGCTGACTCCCATCTCCTGGCCGGCGACGCTACTTTCCCCCCCTGAAAGCCTGGACACAGAGTTCACAGTATATTATTTCATAACATTTATGTACTGCAGTTCAGTAACGAAGGGAATGGATCAGTCGGAAAGCGCAAACCTGAATCTGACAGAGTTAATCGATTCAACTCGTCCTCCAGCTGCTCGTTGCTAATGTTCAACGGGCCGTGCGGTACAGTCGGCAGAGAACTGAGGGTGGGCTCACCAGAGGGTTGCAAGCCGTGTGTGGGTACTGCAGGTAAACCTGAGATGGAATCTGGCTTCGACTCGTCCAACAAAGATTTCAGCTCTTCCTCCAGCTCATCCATGTCTTCatctacagagaaaaacacgACTGACTTACAGCTCTTTCATATTCAAATATGGAATATGTTAAAGATATGGCGCCGACAGAACGACGTACCTCCTGCTGTCACGCCAGTGGACAAGGTTTGGTTCACCtcatcttgagtgtcacataactgttaaaatgatttaaaaaaggaCAGTTGAAGACGCTTAAGGCTAAGGATCGACTGACATAACTAAATaagcacaataaaacaaacatgtaccTCCTGGATTTGATCCACGAGGCTCTCGGCGCGTTCCACTGTCACGTCTTTAAGTGAGAGTCTCAAGGCAGACACTCCAGCCTGATAGGCCTGCATGACCTACAGATGTGCACAGCAGACATATTTACAGACAACTACACAATGtagtaaataacaataatacctCACTATAAACAAGCGTCTGACCATCTTATCAGTCTGGGACTGTGCGATTCT includes the following:
- the ccdc92 gene encoding coiled-coil domain-containing protein 92 gives rise to the protein MASANVTLENQLQSAQKNLLFLQQDHANTLKGLHAEIRRLQQQCTDLTYELTVRSSDPSDSGEIRCRELQRRCEELEAQLKKKEEENTELLRDLEQKNAMISVLENTIKEREKKYLEELKMKSHKLAVLSGELEQRASTIAYLTSQLHATKKKLLAGSSSEASPNVSPVSSYKPSPPPAKDRQPETPRRRMKKSLSQPLHPELTEVYRLGADGRRLVLRETVDAMPDPTPFLQAGRDSPEPQVVRERPAVIPPIASERSPVHALGATASPRHSPARDRQYRAHVGVAHRIPHGTPPLDPPQAELETLAVDQVNDEKVVRKRSGTDRTV